From the genome of Dickeya aquatica, one region includes:
- a CDS encoding carbohydrate porin → MKIKNSTLVILSLLYPVSFIATAAPLSIEQRLAALEKDLKETRQELQRYKEQEKQNKTTALVSNHQPRPITANNSSSLAGKSVASLAEKSVLPATTSTENRPTMTIHELSQAVKDDIGFTYSGYFRSGWASGSQGSPKSWAIGSLGRFGNEHTSWYDLILKQRVFNKDGKSAYGVIKLDGNVGQSYSGGWFGEDSSNENKLQFSDIYLTTNGFLPFAPEADFWVGKHALSVYEIQMLDWKSNKTDSAAGMGVENIKWGVGALDVALTREDIDVYNRSLTQFQQVNTNAVEARYKGIPLWNGASLMVLGKYAMANKNDTQKNNETNNNYFPMKDAWLGGVVVRQSLPNNGFNEFTAQLANNSIASSLARYAGSSPFVAVNGKYYGDHSGGTALRLISQGEMYLRPDVIVANALVYTRGHDVYSYDTGAHTDFDSVRAVLRPAYIWGQYHQTGVELGYFSQTNKTQAGQSLTESGYKTTLFHTIKVDTSMLASRPEIRFYGTYIRVLDNELDQFTFADSKKNQFTAGVQAEVWW, encoded by the coding sequence ATGAAAATAAAAAACAGCACATTGGTCATATTGAGTCTGTTATATCCGGTTTCTTTTATCGCAACGGCAGCACCGCTGAGTATTGAACAGCGGCTGGCTGCACTGGAAAAAGATTTAAAAGAAACCAGGCAGGAATTACAGCGATATAAAGAACAAGAAAAGCAGAATAAAACGACTGCACTGGTCAGTAATCATCAACCCCGCCCGATAACGGCAAATAATTCTTCTTCACTGGCCGGAAAAAGCGTTGCATCGCTTGCAGAAAAAAGCGTGTTACCTGCTACAACGTCAACCGAAAATCGACCGACCATGACTATCCATGAATTGAGTCAGGCAGTGAAAGACGATATCGGCTTTACCTATTCAGGGTATTTTCGATCCGGTTGGGCAAGCGGTTCACAAGGTTCGCCCAAATCCTGGGCCATTGGTTCGCTGGGGCGTTTTGGTAACGAGCATACCAGCTGGTATGACCTGATTTTAAAACAACGGGTTTTTAATAAAGACGGGAAATCAGCCTATGGCGTGATAAAACTTGATGGCAATGTCGGGCAATCCTACTCCGGTGGCTGGTTTGGTGAAGACAGTAGCAATGAAAATAAGTTGCAGTTCTCTGATATTTATTTAACCACCAACGGCTTTTTGCCCTTTGCACCAGAAGCGGATTTTTGGGTCGGTAAACATGCATTATCCGTGTATGAGATTCAAATGCTGGACTGGAAAAGTAATAAAACAGATTCAGCCGCAGGCATGGGCGTAGAGAATATCAAGTGGGGCGTTGGTGCGCTGGATGTGGCATTAACCCGCGAAGATATTGATGTCTACAATCGAAGTTTGACACAGTTTCAACAAGTGAATACCAATGCGGTAGAAGCACGCTACAAGGGCATTCCATTGTGGAATGGGGCCAGCCTGATGGTACTTGGCAAATATGCCATGGCCAATAAAAATGACACCCAGAAAAATAATGAAACCAACAACAATTATTTTCCAATGAAAGACGCCTGGCTGGGTGGCGTTGTTGTGCGTCAGTCATTACCTAATAACGGGTTTAATGAGTTTACTGCACAACTGGCCAATAACTCGATTGCCAGTAGCCTGGCGCGTTATGCGGGTTCCAGCCCGTTTGTTGCGGTAAACGGTAAATATTATGGCGATCACAGCGGTGGTACGGCGTTGAGATTAATATCGCAAGGTGAGATGTATCTGCGCCCGGATGTTATCGTGGCTAATGCGCTGGTATATACCCGTGGTCATGATGTCTATAGCTATGACACCGGGGCACATACGGATTTTGACAGTGTCAGGGCGGTGCTCCGGCCTGCTTATATCTGGGGGCAATACCATCAAACCGGTGTTGAGCTCGGCTATTTCAGCCAAACGAATAAAACTCAGGCGGGGCAATCGTTGACTGAGTCAGGCTATAAAACCACGTTATTTCACACGATTAAAGTGGATACCAGTATGCTGGCTTCGCGCCCGGAAATTCGCTTCTACGGAACCTATATTCGGGTATTGGATAATGAGCTTGATCAGTTCACATTTGCCGACAGCAAGAAAAACCAATTTACCGCCGGTGTGCAGGCGGAGGTCTGGTGGTGA
- the bglF gene encoding PTS beta-glucoside transporter subunit IIABC: MNNETLASEIRDGVGGRSNIISVIHCATRLRFKLRDNAKANITVLKNNPDIIMVVESGGQFQVVVGNQVADVYQALMALDDMADAGEGAGDESAKESMFARFIDIISSIFTPFIGVMAATGILKGFLALGIATQVITENSGTYKLLFAASDALFYFFPVVLGYTAGKKFGGNPFTTLVIGATLVHPSMIAAFTAAQQPEHAILNFLGIPITFINYSSSVIPILFASWVSCKLEKPLNRWLHTNIRNFFTPLLCIVISVPLTFLLIGPTATWLSQMLSGGYQWLYGLNSLLAGAVMGAFWQVCVIFGLHWGFVPLMLNNLSVMGHDTLLPLLTPAVLGQAGATLGVLLRTQDMKRKGIAGSAFSAAIFGITEPAVYGVTLPLRRPFIFGCIGGALGAAVMGYFHTTIYSFGFPSIFTFTQIIPPGGVDNSVWAAIIGILAAFTFASLATYLFGIPKMEPQVLAAQTPAAASTEHSHTITVRDEMLCSPLAGEVVALESVADKTFASGVMGKGIAIRPAQGRVYAPADGTIASLFKTHHAIGLASSNGAEILIHVGLDTVRLDGRHFTPHVRVGDVVRQGDVLLEFDDAAIVAAGYDLTTPIVITNSEEYRVVEAAARGSVQAKAPLLQLARQ; this comes from the coding sequence ATGAATAATGAAACGTTAGCCAGTGAAATAAGGGATGGTGTCGGTGGACGGAGCAATATCATCAGTGTGATACACTGCGCCACCCGGCTGCGATTTAAACTACGAGATAACGCCAAAGCCAATATAACTGTACTGAAAAATAACCCTGACATCATTATGGTTGTAGAAAGTGGTGGGCAGTTTCAGGTGGTGGTTGGCAACCAGGTCGCCGATGTTTATCAGGCATTAATGGCGCTCGATGACATGGCCGATGCCGGTGAGGGGGCAGGCGACGAAAGCGCCAAAGAGAGTATGTTTGCCCGATTCATCGACATTATTTCCAGCATTTTTACTCCGTTTATTGGCGTGATGGCGGCAACGGGGATTTTGAAAGGGTTTTTAGCGCTGGGTATTGCCACTCAGGTAATAACAGAAAACAGTGGCACGTATAAACTGCTGTTTGCAGCCAGTGATGCGTTGTTCTATTTTTTTCCGGTTGTTCTTGGTTATACCGCGGGCAAAAAATTTGGCGGGAACCCTTTTACCACATTGGTTATTGGTGCGACGTTGGTTCACCCCAGCATGATCGCTGCTTTTACTGCCGCGCAGCAGCCAGAACACGCCATCCTGAATTTTTTGGGTATCCCCATTACCTTCATTAATTACAGTTCATCGGTTATTCCTATCCTGTTTGCCAGTTGGGTGTCATGCAAACTGGAGAAGCCGTTAAACCGCTGGTTACATACGAATATCCGCAATTTCTTTACACCACTGCTCTGTATTGTCATCAGTGTGCCGCTGACTTTTCTGCTTATTGGCCCGACCGCCACCTGGCTAAGCCAGATGTTGTCTGGTGGATATCAGTGGCTATACGGTCTGAATTCGCTGCTGGCGGGGGCGGTGATGGGAGCGTTCTGGCAGGTGTGCGTAATTTTTGGCCTGCACTGGGGGTTTGTACCATTGATGCTTAATAACCTGAGTGTCATGGGGCACGACACGCTGCTGCCGCTGCTCACACCGGCGGTACTGGGGCAGGCGGGTGCAACACTGGGTGTGCTGCTACGTACACAGGATATGAAACGAAAAGGTATTGCCGGGTCTGCGTTTTCGGCGGCCATTTTTGGTATTACCGAGCCTGCGGTTTATGGGGTGACATTACCGCTGCGTCGGCCTTTTATTTTTGGTTGTATCGGTGGTGCGCTGGGCGCGGCGGTGATGGGGTATTTTCATACCACCATCTATTCATTTGGATTTCCCAGCATCTTTACCTTTACGCAGATAATCCCGCCGGGCGGTGTGGACAACAGTGTCTGGGCCGCAATCATCGGCATATTGGCCGCTTTTACTTTTGCCTCGTTAGCCACTTACCTGTTTGGCATTCCTAAAATGGAGCCGCAAGTGCTGGCAGCACAAACGCCTGCTGCCGCATCCACGGAGCATTCACACACGATTACCGTGCGAGACGAAATGCTGTGCAGCCCGCTGGCTGGAGAGGTGGTGGCGCTGGAGAGTGTGGCAGATAAAACCTTTGCCAGCGGGGTGATGGGAAAAGGGATTGCGATTCGGCCAGCGCAAGGTCGGGTATATGCCCCGGCTGATGGCACTATCGCCTCTTTGTTTAAAACCCACCATGCGATAGGGCTGGCATCCAGCAATGGAGCCGAAATTTTAATCCATGTCGGGCTGGACACCGTGCGGCTTGATGGGCGTCATTTCACGCCACATGTGCGGGTCGGTGATGTGGTGCGTCAAGGTGACGTGTTACTGGAATTTGATGACGCCGCGATTGTGGCCGCGGGATACGATCTCACGACCCCAATTGTGATTACCAACAGTGAAGAGTATCGGGTGGTTGAAGCCGCCGCCAGAGGCAGTGTGCAGGCCAAGGCCCCGCTGCTACAACTGGCGCGGCAGTGA
- the licT gene encoding BglG family transcription antiterminator LicT, which yields MKIAKILNNNVVTVIDEQGSEQVVMGRGLGFKKRPGDDVEQALVEKIFSLRSSELTARLSEVIDRIPLEVVTTTDRIIALAKETLPGTLQNSLYLSLTDHCYFAIERHRQGVDIRNGLLWEVRRLYQKEFAVGLAALDIIERRLGVRLPEDEAGFIALHFVNAQLDSHMPEVVKITRVMQEILNIVKYQLHLDYNEQAFSYHRFVTHLKFFAQRLIGQSPVFSEDESLHDVVKEKYRLAYRCAEKIQEHITLNYGYTLTKEELMFLTIHIERVRAELQEST from the coding sequence ATGAAAATCGCCAAAATATTAAATAATAACGTTGTTACGGTCATCGATGAGCAGGGCAGTGAACAGGTCGTGATGGGTCGAGGGCTGGGTTTTAAAAAGCGGCCGGGGGATGACGTTGAACAGGCGCTGGTTGAGAAGATTTTTTCGCTGCGTAGCAGTGAGCTGACGGCTCGGCTGAGTGAAGTGATTGACCGCATCCCGCTGGAGGTCGTCACGACCACTGACAGGATTATTGCGCTGGCCAAGGAAACGCTGCCAGGCACATTGCAAAACAGCTTATACCTCTCGCTGACCGATCACTGCTATTTCGCTATTGAGCGCCATCGGCAAGGGGTGGATATTCGTAACGGCTTGCTGTGGGAAGTGCGGCGTTTGTATCAGAAAGAGTTTGCCGTCGGCCTGGCGGCGCTGGATATTATTGAACGGCGTCTGGGGGTGCGTTTGCCGGAAGACGAGGCCGGGTTTATCGCCCTGCATTTCGTGAACGCACAACTCGACAGTCACATGCCCGAAGTGGTGAAAATCACCCGGGTGATGCAGGAGATTTTAAATATCGTCAAATATCAACTGCATCTTGACTACAATGAGCAGGCGTTCAGTTACCACCGCTTTGTCACGCACCTGAAATTTTTTGCCCAACGTCTGATAGGGCAGTCTCCGGTTTTCAGTGAGGATGAGTCATTGCATGATGTCGTGAAGGAGAAATACCGGTTGGCTTATCGCTGTGCTGAAAAAATACAAGAGCATATTACGTTGAATTATGGTTATACCCTGACAAAAGAAGAACTCATGTTTTTGACTATCCATATTGAACGTGTCCGGGCTGAATTACAGGAGTCAACATGA
- a CDS encoding hotdog fold thioesterase, giving the protein MLWKRETDIEQLNRMAQGGIASHIGIRLTRLTDETLEGVMPVDNRTRQPFGLLHGGASVVLAESLGSIAGYLCSQGEQRVVGVEVNANHLRAVTEGEVRGVCRALHTGKRMQVWQIDIFDDHDRLCCTSRLTTAVVTPES; this is encoded by the coding sequence ATGCTGTGGAAACGTGAAACGGATATTGAGCAGTTAAATCGGATGGCGCAGGGCGGTATAGCGAGCCATATTGGCATCCGCCTGACCCGCCTGACGGATGAAACGCTGGAAGGGGTGATGCCGGTTGATAACCGTACCCGACAGCCATTTGGCTTGCTGCACGGTGGCGCATCCGTGGTGTTGGCCGAGTCATTGGGGTCGATTGCCGGTTATCTGTGCTCACAAGGTGAGCAGCGCGTGGTGGGGGTGGAGGTGAATGCCAACCACCTGCGAGCCGTGACGGAAGGCGAAGTGCGTGGCGTCTGCCGCGCGCTGCATACCGGCAAGCGTATGCAGGTCTGGCAGATTGATATTTTCGATGACCATGACCGGCTTTGTTGTACGTCGCGTTTAACGACGGCCGTGGTAACGCCGGAGTCGTAA
- a CDS encoding major outer membrane lipoprotein, whose amino-acid sequence MNRTKLVLGAVILGSTLLAGCSSNAKLDQLSSDVSSLNEKVSALTSKVDALATDVQAAKDDAARANQRLDNQVRTYKK is encoded by the coding sequence ATGAATCGTACTAAACTGGTACTGGGCGCGGTAATCCTGGGTTCAACTCTGCTGGCTGGTTGCTCCAGCAATGCTAAACTGGATCAGCTGTCTTCTGACGTTTCTTCTCTGAACGAGAAAGTATCTGCTCTGACCAGCAAAGTTGACGCTCTGGCTACCGACGTACAGGCTGCTAAAGATGACGCAGCTCGTGCTAACCAGCGCCTGGACAACCAGGTTCGTACTTACAAGAAGTAA
- the pykF gene encoding pyruvate kinase PykF — translation MKKTKIVCTIGPKTESEDVLNKLLNAGMNVMRLNFSHGDYAEHGQRIKNLRAVMEKTGQKAAILLDTKGPEIRTIKLENGADVSLTAGQTFTFTTDQSIIGNKDRVAVTYAGFADDLQVGNTVLVDDGLIGMEVVEIKGGEVICNVLNNGDLGENKGVNLPGVSIQLPALAEKDKRDLIFGCEQGVDFVAASFIRKRSDVEEIRAHLKAHGGEHIQIISKIENQEGLNNFDDILDASDGIMVARGDLGVEIPVEEVIFAQKMMIEKCNQARKVVITATQMLDSMIKNPRPTRAEAGDVANAILDGTDAVMLSGESAKGKYPLESVSIMATICERTDRVMKQRLDKAHNTGKLRITEAVCRGAVETAELLEAPLIVVATQGGKSAKSIRKYFPNARILALTTNEITARQLLLTKGVETQLVKEIASTDDFYRIGKEAALASGLAQEGDVVVMVSGALVSSGTTNTASVHRL, via the coding sequence ATGAAAAAGACCAAAATCGTATGTACTATCGGCCCGAAAACTGAGTCAGAAGACGTTCTGAACAAACTGCTGAATGCTGGCATGAACGTCATGCGTCTGAACTTCTCGCACGGGGATTACGCCGAGCACGGTCAGCGCATCAAAAACCTGCGCGCCGTTATGGAAAAAACCGGCCAGAAAGCAGCCATTCTGCTCGACACCAAAGGCCCTGAAATCCGTACTATCAAACTGGAAAACGGCGCGGATGTCTCCTTGACAGCAGGCCAGACGTTCACGTTCACCACTGACCAGAGCATCATCGGTAACAAAGATCGCGTTGCAGTGACCTACGCCGGGTTTGCAGATGACCTGCAAGTGGGCAACACCGTGCTGGTGGATGATGGTTTGATCGGCATGGAAGTCGTTGAGATCAAAGGTGGCGAAGTCATCTGTAACGTGCTCAACAACGGCGACCTCGGTGAAAACAAAGGGGTTAACCTGCCAGGCGTTTCCATTCAGTTGCCTGCGCTGGCTGAAAAAGACAAACGCGATCTTATCTTCGGATGTGAGCAAGGCGTTGACTTTGTCGCCGCTTCTTTCATTCGTAAACGCTCCGACGTTGAAGAAATTCGCGCTCACCTGAAAGCACACGGTGGCGAGCACATCCAGATCATCTCTAAAATCGAGAATCAGGAAGGCCTGAATAACTTCGACGACATCTTAGACGCCTCTGACGGCATCATGGTGGCGCGTGGCGATCTGGGCGTCGAGATCCCGGTAGAAGAAGTGATCTTTGCCCAGAAAATGATGATCGAGAAATGTAATCAGGCGCGCAAAGTGGTCATTACCGCGACTCAGATGCTTGATTCCATGATCAAAAACCCGCGCCCAACCCGCGCCGAAGCAGGCGACGTCGCAAACGCCATTCTTGATGGTACTGACGCGGTCATGTTGTCTGGTGAAAGCGCCAAAGGTAAATATCCGCTGGAATCCGTCAGCATCATGGCCACCATCTGTGAACGCACTGACCGGGTCATGAAGCAGCGTCTGGATAAAGCGCACAACACCGGCAAACTGCGTATTACCGAGGCAGTATGCCGCGGCGCAGTAGAAACAGCCGAACTGCTGGAAGCACCGCTGATCGTTGTGGCAACGCAGGGCGGAAAATCCGCGAAGTCTATCCGTAAATACTTCCCGAATGCCCGTATTCTGGCGCTGACAACGAATGAAATTACCGCTCGTCAATTGCTGTTGACCAAAGGTGTGGAAACGCAGTTGGTCAAAGAAATTGCTTCCACCGATGATTTCTACCGTATCGGCAAAGAAGCGGCACTGGCCAGTGGTTTAGCCCAGGAAGGTGACGTTGTTGTGATGGTGTCTGGCGCACTGGTATCAAGCGGCACCACCAATACGGCCTCCGTACACCGCCTGTAA
- a CDS encoding glycoside hydrolase family 1 protein: MSSPFPAQFLWGGAIAANQVEGAYQAEGKGLSTSDLQPQGIFGDIAERTPGDSGIKDVAIDFYHRYPQDIALFAEMGFTCLRTSIAWTRIFPEGDETQPNEAGLAFYDRLFDEMAKYGIQPLVTLSHYEMPYGLVKKYGGWANRLTIDCFERYARVVFERYRHKVKRWLTFNEINMSLHAPFTGVGLPTNSDKGAIYQAIHHQLVASARAVKACHELIADAQIGNMLLGAMLYPLTCKPQDVMESLHQNREWLFFGDVQVRGAYPGYMWRYFREHGITLAVTEQDKLDLQSTVDFISFSYYMTGCVSTDEAQREKTRGNILNMVPNPHLESSEWGWQIDPIGLRYLLNVLYDRYQKPLFIVENGLGAKDTVTENGEIHDDYRIRYLNDHLVQVSEAIADGVEVLGYTCWGPIDLVSASKAEMSKRYGFIYVDRDDNGNGTLERRRKKSFYWYQSVISSQGKTLTR, translated from the coding sequence ATGAGTAGTCCTTTTCCGGCGCAGTTTCTTTGGGGCGGAGCCATTGCCGCCAATCAGGTAGAAGGTGCCTATCAGGCTGAGGGGAAAGGGTTGTCCACCTCAGATTTACAGCCACAGGGTATCTTTGGCGATATTGCAGAGCGCACACCGGGTGACAGCGGTATCAAAGATGTCGCGATTGATTTCTACCACCGCTACCCACAGGATATCGCGCTGTTTGCTGAAATGGGGTTTACCTGCCTGCGCACCTCGATTGCCTGGACGCGTATCTTCCCTGAAGGGGATGAGACGCAGCCGAATGAAGCCGGATTGGCATTTTATGACCGGCTATTTGACGAGATGGCGAAATACGGCATTCAACCGTTGGTTACGCTCTCGCATTATGAAATGCCTTATGGACTGGTCAAAAAATATGGCGGTTGGGCAAATCGGCTGACCATCGATTGTTTTGAGCGCTATGCCCGGGTGGTTTTTGAGCGCTACCGTCACAAAGTCAAACGCTGGCTGACGTTTAATGAAATCAATATGTCGCTGCATGCCCCCTTTACCGGTGTGGGTTTGCCGACAAACAGTGATAAAGGGGCGATTTATCAGGCCATTCATCATCAACTGGTTGCCAGCGCCAGGGCGGTAAAAGCCTGCCATGAGCTGATTGCCGATGCACAGATTGGCAATATGCTACTGGGCGCGATGCTCTATCCATTAACGTGTAAACCACAGGATGTGATGGAAAGCCTGCATCAAAACCGGGAATGGTTATTTTTTGGCGATGTGCAGGTACGCGGTGCTTATCCCGGCTATATGTGGCGGTATTTCCGCGAGCATGGCATCACACTGGCGGTAACCGAACAGGATAAGCTGGACTTGCAGTCCACCGTGGATTTTATTTCTTTTAGTTATTATATGACCGGCTGTGTCAGTACGGATGAAGCGCAGCGTGAGAAAACGCGTGGCAACATTCTCAATATGGTGCCCAACCCTCATCTGGAAAGTTCTGAATGGGGTTGGCAAATTGACCCAATAGGGCTGCGTTATTTATTGAATGTACTTTATGATCGCTATCAGAAACCGCTTTTCATTGTTGAGAATGGTTTAGGTGCTAAAGATACCGTGACAGAAAATGGCGAAATTCATGACGATTATCGTATTCGGTACTTAAACGATCATCTGGTACAGGTCAGTGAAGCGATTGCCGATGGCGTTGAGGTATTAGGATATACCTGCTGGGGGCCCATCGATTTGGTTAGTGCCTCAAAGGCTGAGATGTCAAAACGCTATGGTTTTATTTATGTTGACCGAGATGACAATGGGAATGGGACACTTGAACGGCGGCGTAAAAAAAGCTTCTATTGGTATCAATCTGTTATTTCCAGTCAGGGAAAAACGCTGACCCGATAA
- the ydiJ gene encoding D-2-hydroxyglutarate dehydrogenase YdiJ, with amino-acid sequence MIPQITHAPGIVQPVLSFLEALKQQGFTGDTATNYADRLTMATDNSIYQLLPDAVVFPRSTADVALLARLAGEAPFRELVFTPRGGGTGTNGQALNQGIVVDMSRYMNRILEINPEQGWVRVEAGVIKDQLNQYLKPFGYFFSPELSTSNRATLGGMINTDASGQGSLVYGKTSDHVLGLRAVLLGGELLDTQAMPVALAEQLAQDDSPIGRIYHTVLHRCREQRARIIEKFPKLNRFLTGYDLRHVFSDDMQSFDLTRILTGAEGTLAFITEAKLDITPLPKVRRLVNVKYDSFDSALRSAPFMVEARALSVETVDSKVLNLAREDIVWHSVSELITDVPGEEMLGLNIVEFAGDDEALIDGQVGALCERLDGLLAARQAGVIGYQVCRDLAGIERIYAMRKKAVGLLGNSKGQAKPIPFAEDTCVPPHHLADYIVEFRALLDSHNLSYGMFGHVDAGVLHVRPALDMCDPQQEMLMKQLSDEIVALTAKYGGLLWGEHGKGFRAEYSPAFFGPELYDELRRVKAAFDPDNRLNPGKICAPFGLDAPMMRVDAVKRGTYDRQIPLAVRTAYRGAMECNGNGLCFNFDTRSPMCPSMKITGDRIHSPKGRATLVREWLRLLSEQGADPLVLEKALAQPRVSLRDMIAKTRNTLAAQRGEYDFSHEVKEAMSGCLACKACSTQCPIKIDVPGFRARFLQLYHTRYLRPVRDHLVAGVESYAPLMARSPKTFNFFLRQPWINAISRTQIGMVDLPLLSAPSLRQQFVGHRAMATTLEQLEQMSAAERADHVLIVQDPFTSYYDAQVVADFIRLVEKLGLRPVLLPFSPNGKPQHIKGFLQRFAKTATKTAAFLNRVARLGLPMVGVDPALVLCYRDEYREVLGDKRGDFQVHLVHEWLSGVITKRDDVAEALRGEAWYLFGHCTETTALPASTQQWAAIFAHFGARLENVSVGCCGMAGTYGHETRNLTHSKGIYALSWQPSLQRLPAARCLTTGYSCRSQVKRMEGRGLKHPLQALLELV; translated from the coding sequence ATGATCCCACAGATCACACACGCACCGGGCATCGTTCAACCGGTGCTGAGCTTTTTGGAAGCATTGAAGCAGCAAGGTTTTACCGGCGATACCGCCACCAATTATGCCGATCGCCTGACGATGGCGACGGACAACAGCATTTATCAGTTATTGCCAGATGCGGTGGTTTTCCCGCGCTCAACCGCTGATGTGGCGTTGCTGGCGCGTTTGGCTGGCGAAGCACCGTTTCGTGAGCTGGTGTTTACCCCGCGAGGCGGCGGCACCGGCACCAACGGCCAGGCCCTCAACCAGGGCATTGTGGTGGACATGTCCCGCTACATGAACCGTATTCTGGAAATCAACCCGGAACAAGGCTGGGTACGGGTGGAAGCCGGGGTGATAAAAGACCAGCTCAATCAGTACCTGAAACCGTTTGGCTATTTCTTCTCACCGGAACTCTCTACCAGTAACCGCGCCACGCTGGGCGGCATGATCAATACCGATGCCTCCGGGCAAGGGTCGCTGGTATACGGCAAAACCTCAGACCATGTGCTGGGGCTGCGTGCCGTGCTGCTGGGCGGCGAGCTGTTAGATACGCAGGCGATGCCGGTCGCGCTGGCAGAACAACTGGCGCAGGATGACTCGCCCATTGGCCGTATCTACCACACCGTGTTGCACCGTTGCCGCGAGCAACGCGCGCGTATTATCGAAAAATTCCCCAAACTGAACCGTTTCCTGACCGGTTATGACCTGCGCCATGTGTTCAGCGATGATATGCAATCGTTTGACCTGACGCGAATTCTTACCGGTGCCGAGGGCACGCTGGCGTTTATCACCGAAGCGAAGCTCGACATTACGCCACTGCCTAAGGTGCGGCGACTGGTCAACGTCAAGTATGACTCGTTTGACTCTGCGCTGCGTAGCGCGCCGTTTATGGTGGAAGCCCGCGCGCTTTCGGTAGAAACGGTGGACTCAAAAGTGCTCAATCTGGCGCGTGAAGACATCGTCTGGCATTCCGTCAGTGAACTGATTACCGATGTGCCGGGCGAGGAGATGCTGGGGCTGAATATCGTTGAGTTTGCCGGCGACGATGAGGCCCTGATAGATGGGCAGGTCGGCGCGCTGTGCGAACGTCTTGACGGGCTGCTGGCTGCCCGTCAAGCCGGGGTGATTGGTTATCAGGTGTGCCGTGATTTGGCTGGCATTGAGCGCATTTATGCGATGCGTAAAAAAGCGGTCGGGTTGCTCGGTAACAGCAAAGGTCAGGCCAAACCTATTCCGTTTGCTGAGGATACCTGCGTGCCGCCGCACCATCTGGCGGATTATATTGTCGAGTTTCGCGCCTTGCTCGATAGCCACAACCTGAGTTACGGCATGTTCGGCCATGTGGATGCGGGCGTGCTGCATGTTCGCCCGGCGCTCGATATGTGCGACCCGCAGCAGGAAATGCTGATGAAGCAACTCTCTGATGAGATAGTGGCGCTGACCGCTAAATACGGTGGCTTGCTGTGGGGCGAACACGGTAAGGGGTTTCGCGCAGAGTATAGCCCGGCGTTTTTCGGGCCTGAATTGTATGATGAATTGCGTCGGGTTAAGGCTGCCTTTGACCCGGACAATCGCCTCAATCCCGGCAAGATTTGCGCACCGTTTGGCCTTGATGCACCGATGATGCGGGTCGATGCGGTTAAACGTGGCACTTATGATCGCCAAATCCCACTGGCGGTGCGTACTGCCTATCGTGGGGCGATGGAGTGTAATGGTAACGGGCTGTGCTTCAACTTTGACACCCGCAGCCCGATGTGCCCTTCAATGAAAATTACCGGCGATCGCATTCATTCACCCAAAGGGCGCGCCACACTGGTGCGCGAGTGGTTGCGGCTGCTGTCAGAACAAGGCGCTGACCCGCTGGTACTGGAAAAAGCGTTAGCGCAGCCGCGCGTCAGTTTGCGTGATATGATTGCGAAAACCCGCAATACGCTGGCGGCACAGCGCGGAGAGTATGATTTCTCTCATGAAGTGAAAGAGGCGATGTCGGGCTGTCTGGCCTGCAAAGCCTGCTCTACGCAGTGCCCGATTAAAATCGATGTACCGGGGTTCCGCGCCCGTTTCCTGCAACTCTACCACACCCGCTATTTGCGCCCGGTGCGCGATCATTTGGTTGCCGGGGTGGAGAGCTATGCGCCATTGATGGCGCGCAGCCCGAAAACATTCAACTTTTTTCTGCGTCAGCCCTGGATCAATGCGATAAGCCGCACGCAAATCGGCATGGTGGATTTACCGCTGCTTTCTGCCCCGTCGCTGCGCCAGCAGTTTGTTGGCCACCGCGCAATGGCCACTACGCTTGAGCAACTGGAACAGATGTCTGCTGCCGAGCGCGCTGACCATGTGCTCATCGTGCAAGACCCGTTTACCAGCTATTACGATGCACAGGTGGTTGCCGATTTTATCCGGCTGGTGGAAAAACTCGGGCTGCGGCCAGTGCTGCTGCCGTTCTCTCCCAACGGTAAGCCCCAGCACATTAAAGGGTTTTTACAGCGTTTTGCCAAAACGGCCACGAAAACGGCGGCTTTCCTCAATCGGGTAGCGCGTCTTGGCTTGCCCATGGTGGGGGTCGATCCGGCACTGGTGTTGTGTTATCGCGATGAATACCGTGAAGTGCTGGGGGATAAGCGCGGCGATTTTCAGGTGCACCTGGTGCACGAGTGGTTAAGCGGCGTGATAACCAAACGTGACGATGTCGCTGAGGCATTACGCGGTGAGGCCTGGTATCTGTTTGGTCACTGTACGGAAACCACGGCCTTACCCGCCAGCACACAGCAATGGGCGGCGATTTTTGCCCATTTTGGCGCACGGCTGGAAAATGTTAGCGTTGGGTGTTGCGGCATGGCCGGCACCTATGGTCATGAAACCCGTAATCTAACGCATTCAAAAGGGATCTACGCCCTGTCATGGCAACCTTCGTTGCAGCGGTTGCCTGCCGCACGTTGCCTGACGACGGGCTATTCCTGTCGCAGCCAGGTAAAACGTATGGAAGGGCGCGGGTTGAAACATCCATTGCAGGCGTTGCTGGAGCTGGTGTGA